A genomic segment from Bacteroidota bacterium encodes:
- a CDS encoding 1-acyl-sn-glycerol-3-phosphate acyltransferase, which produces MSRKKILRGFARFILFLTGWKVKGSLPPDVKKCVIAVVGHTSYWDAAVGRLGLWALGIKCTILVKKEAFTPALGWLLRINGGVPVNRSNSTGLVTQVVQMVQKADEFFLVIAPEGTRSRVSNWKKGYYFIAQAANIPIAVGFVDYKKKEGGIGPLFYPTGNYEEDFKIIREFAKDITPRFPELFVLPDEEEKK; this is translated from the coding sequence ATGTCAAGGAAAAAGATTTTGAGGGGTTTTGCACGTTTCATTTTGTTTCTGACAGGGTGGAAGGTCAAAGGGTCGCTACCCCCGGATGTCAAGAAATGTGTTATTGCGGTTGTAGGTCATACTTCTTACTGGGATGCTGCTGTGGGCCGTCTGGGGTTGTGGGCACTGGGTATTAAATGCACCATTCTGGTAAAGAAAGAAGCATTTACACCTGCCCTTGGGTGGCTTCTGCGCATCAATGGCGGTGTACCTGTTAACCGAAGTAACAGTACAGGTCTGGTTACTCAGGTTGTTCAAATGGTGCAGAAAGCCGACGAGTTTTTTCTGGTCATTGCTCCTGAAGGTACCCGTTCCCGCGTGTCGAATTGGAAAAAGGGGTATTATTTTATCGCGCAAGCGGCTAACATACCTATTGCCGTGGGATTTGTTGATTATAAAAAGAAAGAAGGCGGCATTGGTCCTTTATTCTATCCTACGGGTAACTATGAAGAGGATTTCAAAATTATTCGGGAATTCGCTAAA